The DNA segment TATTTAAGCTTGTTCCAGATGTATTAGAATTTTACCAACGTAAGTTTCAATACATCCATGTGGATGAGTACCAGGATACAAACAGAGCTCAATACATGCTTGTAAAAATGCTCGGAGATCGCTTGAAGAATGTCTGCGTGGTAGGGGATTCGGATCAGTCTATCTACAAATGGCGTGGAGCTGATATTGGAAATATACTTTCATTCGAAGAAGATTATCCAAATGCAGCGGTTATTCTTCTTGAGCAAAACTACCGCTCAACGAAACGAATCCTAGATGCGGCGAACAAAGTCATTAATAATAATGGCAACCGTAAGCCTAAGAATCTGTGGACAGAGAATGATGAAGGTCAAAAGATTGGACACTTCTCAGGTTCAACCGAGCAGGATGAAGCCCATTTTATTGTTGAACAAGTTAAAGATGCGATCCAAAACAAAGGTTTCTCTTATTCTGATATTGCGGTTCTTTATCGGACAAATGCACAATCACGTATTATTGAGGAATTTTTCGTCAAATCTAATTTTGACTACAACATTGTCGGCGGAACTAAGTTCTACGATCGTAAAGAAATTAAGGATGTCCTTGCATACCTACGTTTAATTTCAAACTCAGATGATGACATTAGCTTACAGCGTATTGTCAATGTACCAAAGCGTGGACTTGGTGCAACAACTGTGGACAAGGTGCTTGCCTATGCATTGCAACACGGAATGTCTATGCATAAAGCATTGTTTGAAGTAGATGAGATGGGTGTGACCGCACGAGCTCTTGGTAAGCTTAAGGAATTTAGAGATTTAATTGCAAACTGGGTACAAATGCAGGATTACCTGACTGTTACTGAGCTTGTTGAGGAAGTTCTGGAGAAAACGGGTTACCGCGATGCGCTTAAGAATGAACAGACACTTGAAGCGCAAAGTAGACTTGAGAATATTGATGAGTTTATTACGGTGACACGTGAATTTGAGAAACGTAGCGAAGACAAAACGCTTGTTGCCTTCTTAACAGATCTGGCTCTAGTTGCTGATATTGATCAACTTGATGACCAACCAGAAGAAGGCCCTAAGGATGCCATTACACTTATGACACTTCACTCCGCAAAAGGACTGGAGTTCCCGCTTGTCTTTTTAATTGGATTAGAAGAAGGGATCTTCCCTCACAGTCGTTCGCTATTCGAACAGGATGAGATGGAAGAAGAACGCCGTTTGGCATACGTAGGAATCACACGAGCAGAAAAGCAGTTATTCTTAACGAATGCGCGACTGAGAACAATCTTTGGGCGAACAAATGCCAACCCGCCTTCT comes from the Alkalihalobacillus sp. FSL W8-0930 genome and includes:
- the pcrA gene encoding DNA helicase PcrA; its protein translation is MQGNIIEKMLSGLNPEQREAVTTTEGPLLLMAGAGSGKTRVLTHRIAYLLREKEVAPWSVLAITFTNKAAREMKDRVAGLVGPIAEDIWISTFHSMCVRILRRDIDRMGYSRSFSILDSTDQLSVIKQILKKQNIDPKKFDAKSILATISGAKNELQKPTEFAAKATGPFQEVAADVYTEYQKRLKQNNALDFDDLIMKTIELFKLVPDVLEFYQRKFQYIHVDEYQDTNRAQYMLVKMLGDRLKNVCVVGDSDQSIYKWRGADIGNILSFEEDYPNAAVILLEQNYRSTKRILDAANKVINNNGNRKPKNLWTENDEGQKIGHFSGSTEQDEAHFIVEQVKDAIQNKGFSYSDIAVLYRTNAQSRIIEEFFVKSNFDYNIVGGTKFYDRKEIKDVLAYLRLISNSDDDISLQRIVNVPKRGLGATTVDKVLAYALQHGMSMHKALFEVDEMGVTARALGKLKEFRDLIANWVQMQDYLTVTELVEEVLEKTGYRDALKNEQTLEAQSRLENIDEFITVTREFEKRSEDKTLVAFLTDLALVADIDQLDDQPEEGPKDAITLMTLHSAKGLEFPLVFLIGLEEGIFPHSRSLFEQDEMEEERRLAYVGITRAEKQLFLTNARLRTIFGRTNANPPSRFIKEIPEEFIEILGEQADQVLRQRRPVSQTASRPSRPSRPQIASTGGESFEWKVGDKANHKKWGTGTVVSIKGDGQSVELDIAFPPPTGVKRLFAQFAPITKE